From the Flavobacterium gyeonganense genome, the window GACACTGTTTTCTGAATGGAGTTTACTATGGCGTTAACCTGTGTGTTTGAGCTTCCGTTACAAATTACGAAATAGTCACAAACTGCCGTTTCTATTTCTCTTAAGTCCAGAATATCGATATCATTTCCTTTTACTTCTTCAATCCCTTTGATTATGTTCGCCAACAGAACATCATTATTAATAGTCTTTTTCGCCATGAATTATATTTATGAATTTGTAAAGTTACCAAAATTTGTCATTATTTTTGAACCTTAACAAAATATTAAATTAAGTTATTAAAATTATTTTAATGAAACTAATCAAACTCGATGCCATAGATTCAACAAATGACTTTCTTAAGGCATTATCCAGTCAGGATGAAATAGATAATTTCACAGTGGTAACAGCTGAAAATCAGATAAAAGGAAAAGGCCAAATGGGGGCCAAATGGTTTTCTGAGACCGGTAAAAACTTAATTATGAGTGTTTTGGTTAAAAATTTTTTATTTCATACGGAAAAGGTTTTTGATATGAGTTTAATAGTTTCATTAAGTGTAATCCAAACATTAAAAGAATTAGATATTCCTCATTTAAGTATTAAATGGCCTAACGACATTATGTCATATAACAAGAAGATAGGTGGCATACTTATTGAAAATACTCTAAAAAGTGATGGCAGAATCGTGTCGATAGTTGGGATAGGATTGAATGTTAATCAGGAAAATTTTGAACATTTACCAAATGCATCTTCATTAAAAGTAATTTGTAATAAGGAATTTGATAAAGAATCCCTTCCTTTTTTAATCATTGAGAAAATGAAACAAAAAATAGGATTATGGGAAAATAATTCTGCTTTGTATCGGCAAGAATATTTCAATTTGTTATTCAGAAAAGGAGTGCCAATGCCATTTAAGAATCTTCACAATAAAAATTTCATGGGAATTATTCAGGGTGTTTCACCAATCGGAAAGCTGCAGGTTTTACTTGAAGATGATTCTATTGCTGAATTTGAAATAAAGGAAATTCAGATGCTTTATTAAAATGATAAGAATTCATAAGTTCAAAGTTTAAAAATAATCTTTCTAAATC encodes:
- the rsfS gene encoding ribosome silencing factor, with amino-acid sequence MAKKTINNDVLLANIIKGIEEVKGNDIDILDLREIETAVCDYFVICNGSSNTQVNAIVNSIQKTVSKDLKDKPWHVEGTDNAEWVLMDYVHIVVHVFQKHIREYYNIESLWGDAKITTIENKY
- a CDS encoding biotin--[acetyl-CoA-carboxylase] ligase, yielding MKLIKLDAIDSTNDFLKALSSQDEIDNFTVVTAENQIKGKGQMGAKWFSETGKNLIMSVLVKNFLFHTEKVFDMSLIVSLSVIQTLKELDIPHLSIKWPNDIMSYNKKIGGILIENTLKSDGRIVSIVGIGLNVNQENFEHLPNASSLKVICNKEFDKESLPFLIIEKMKQKIGLWENNSALYRQEYFNLLFRKGVPMPFKNLHNKNFMGIIQGVSPIGKLQVLLEDDSIAEFEIKEIQMLY